The following proteins come from a genomic window of Dysidea avara chromosome 12, odDysAvar1.4, whole genome shotgun sequence:
- the LOC136240738 gene encoding uncharacterized protein yields MSHVVGVAYFISLLEMATIMAMILLFFLLVGSIDAQSKTNPLDRSILDYIYNTTDDKRHKLYNWTNWGNSSSTSDPCMDNWYGITCVEDQSVYYVSGINLPRHELRSLPDEIVEMKHLQTLVVANNYIQSHGFPEGIFAIQSLEYLDISNIYTLSISLPNELILPNLQQLIAFKSQIKGLLPTTWNTPKLESIRLDGNNLQGYLPEDIGKITGLKELMLQGNELTRNFPPNYGDLHQLVNLSLVQSSHTQYRGLCSSIPDTWQTMFSLEQVSICIIGKLPDFIGENWQQLQSLHIMGGSFAANIPLSLCKLTQLQHLDLSHNQFTGTIPECMFSMSSLVYLNLANNELSGPIPETVGMMKNIDKLLLSYNQLNGTLPRSIGKLTNLSKLALDSNLLIGAIPTEFDALRNNAQRLTLQLQYNMLSSIEDGLQYFFKDVDGSYYQNPFECPLPGYVHGATCSHCNNATNHNNCEKCVGVGCGWCSYGPNCVGGSHQGPLPQYSCPDEYWSFETCRENSK; encoded by the coding sequence ATGAGTCACGTGGTGGGCGTGGCTTACTTTATTAGTTTGCTCGAGATGGCGACGATAATGGCGATGATTTTACTTTTCTTCTTGCTCGTGGGTAGCATCGATGCTCAAAGTAAAACAAATCCTTTGGACAGGAGTATACTAGATTACATCTACAACACTACGGATGATAAACGCCATAAATTATACAACTGGACTAACTGGGGAAACAGCAGTAGCACTAGCGACCCGTGTATGGACAACTGGTATGGAATAACCTGTGTGGAGGATCAGTCCGTATACTACGTATCCGGAATAAACTTGCCCAGACATGAGCTGCGGAGCTTGCCAGATGAAATCGTTGAAATGAAACATCTTCAGACACTGGTAGTAGCGAACAACTACATCCAATCACATGGTTTCCCTGAAGGTATTTTTGCAATCCAGTCACTAGAATACTTGGATATTAGTAATATCTACACTCTTAGCATCAGTTTACCCAATGAATTGATTCTGCCAAATTTGCAACAACTGATTGCCTTCAAAAGCCAGATTAAAGGATTATTGCCAACTACTTGGAACACCCCAAAACTGGAGAGCATACGATTAGATGGTAATAATTTGCAAGGTTACCTTCCAGAAGACATCGGGAAGATTACTGGTCTAAAAGAATTAATGCTCCAAGGAAACGAACTAACTCGGAACTTTCCTCCGAACTATGGGGACCTTCATCAATTAGTGAACTTATCTCTTGTTCAgtcatcacacacacagtatagAGGCCTGTGTTCTTCTATTCCTGATACTTGGCAGACTATGTTCTCACTGGAGCAAGTTTCTATATGCATAATTGGAAAGCTCCCTGATTTCATTGGTGAGAATTGGCAACAGTTACAATCACTCCATATAATGGGTGGTTCATTTGCAGCTAACATACCTCTCTCTCTTTGTAAGCTTACCCAACTTCAACACCTTGACTTATCCCATAACCAGTTTACGGGCACCATTCCTGAATGTATGTTTTCAATGTCCAGTCTTGTTTATCTTAATCTGGCTAATAATGAATTGAGTGGACCAATACCAGAAACAGTTGGTATGATGAAGAACATTGATAAGCTCTTACTATCTTATAATCAGTTGAATGGTACGCTGCCACGAAGTATTGGAAAACTTACTAATCTTTCCAAACTGGCATTAGACAGCAATTTACTTATTGGTGCAATACCTACTGAATTTGATGCACTACGAAACAATGCCCAACGTTTGACTCTACAACTTCAATATAACATGTTGTCATCAATTGAGGATGGACTGCAGTATTTTTTCAAGGACGTTGACGGCTCATATTATCAAAATCCATTTGAATGTCCTCTCCCAGGATATGTCCATGGAGCTACTTGTTCACACTGTAACAATGCAACTAACCATAACAATTGTGAAAAATGTGTCGGTGTTGGTTGTGGTTGGTGTTCGTATGGCCCAAATTGTGTGGGAGGCTCACACCAAGGTCCATTACCTCAATATAGTTGTCCTGATGAATACTGGAGCTTTGAAACTTGTAGAGAGAATTCGAAGTGA
- the LOC136240360 gene encoding superoxide dismutase [Cu-Zn]-like, whose translation MARQIASEMACPKIAKTQAIAKLEGSVSGSITFTQLSEHTPVTVTGEVTGDLTDGKHGFHIHKYGDFTDGCVSAGAHFNPFDKEHGGPTDANRHVGDLGNIEATDGKATVGITDNQISLFSGERCIIGRSVVVHADPDDLGKGGYADSKTTGHAGARLACGVIGYANPDDQV comes from the exons ATGGCGAGACAGATAGCAAGCGAGATGGCCTGCCCTAAAATCGCCAAGACGCAAGCAATCGCGAAATTGGAAGGTTCCGTTTCAGGAAGCATTACTTTCACGCAG TTATCAGAACATACACCGGTGACTGTTACAGGGGAAGTGACTGGGGATCTGACAGATGGAAAGCACGGTTTCCACATTCATAAGTATGGTGATTTCACCGACGGATGCGTAAGCGCCGGAGCGCATTTCAACCCCTTTGACAAAGAACATGGCGGGCCTACTGATGCAAACAG GCATGTTGGTGATCTTGGCAATATTGAAGCTACTGATGGCAAGGCAACTGTTGGCATCACAGATAACCAAATCAGCCTCTTCTCTGGAGAAAGATGCATCATAGGAAGGAGTGTTGTTGTACATGCTGACCCGGATGATCTTGGTAAAGGAGGATATGCTGATAGCAAGACAACTGGACATGCTGGTGCCCGACTTGCTTGTGGTGTAATTGGCTATGCCAACCCTGATGATCAAGTTTAA